A genomic window from Bacillus sp. BGMRC 2118 includes:
- a CDS encoding cell wall hydrolase — MKKLMNILSIFAIGMGMQFPNTPTKIDSIDTNYTKTSIKRLVDLDVEHEGPAQYQHLPDNHQDQIEITTQEKQLLARLVHAEAEGEPYAGKVAVAEVVLNRVEDEQFPDTVEEVIYEKNAFEPVQNQSIQQPASQEAVNAVDDALKENPDESDALYFYNPKTVKSDWIRDRKVIKKIGNHAFAIQEHTELNCMLFSIIY, encoded by the coding sequence ATGAAAAAACTAATGAACATTTTATCAATTTTTGCAATAGGAATGGGAATGCAGTTTCCAAATACTCCTACTAAAATAGATTCAATTGATACAAACTATACAAAAACATCGATTAAAAGGTTAGTGGATTTAGATGTGGAACATGAAGGTCCTGCACAATATCAGCATTTACCAGACAATCATCAAGATCAAATTGAAATAACTACACAAGAAAAACAGTTATTAGCAAGACTTGTTCATGCTGAAGCAGAAGGAGAACCGTATGCGGGAAAGGTTGCTGTAGCAGAGGTAGTCCTAAATCGAGTTGAAGATGAACAGTTTCCAGATACAGTTGAAGAAGTAATTTATGAGAAAAATGCATTCGAACCTGTACAGAATCAGTCAATTCAACAGCCTGCAAGTCAAGAAGCAGTTAATGCAGTAGATGATGCGCTAAAAGAAAATCCGGATGAAAGTGATGCGTTGTACTTCTATAATCCCAAAACAGTCAAGAGTGATTGGATTCGTGATCGAAAAGTAATAAAGAAAATTGGGAATCATGCATTTGCTATTCAGGAGCATACAGAGTTAAACTGTATGCTTTTTTCTATTATCTACTAA
- a CDS encoding MreB/Mrl family cell shape determining protein, producing MLNTAEFGIDLGTANILVYSKNKGIILNEPTVVAIHKETRKVMAVGSEAKKMIGRTPDNIIAIRPLKDGVIADFEVTTEMLKRIMKATSRKLGISLRKPTVVVCTPSGATSVERRAIQDAIRSSGANQVHLIEETVAAAIGADLPVDEPIANVVVDIGGGTTEVAIISFGGVVSCHSVRIGGDRFDDDIVQYIRKKYNLLIGERTAEEMKIQIGYALIDHVEETMEIRGRDLVTGLPKTISVSSFEVQEAMKESLLQILEAVRSTLEACPPELIGDIVDRGVLITGGGALLNGIQDWLREHIIVPVHIASNPLESVAIGTGRSLQIMSKVVRAAK from the coding sequence ATGTTAAATACAGCTGAATTTGGAATTGATTTAGGAACAGCCAATATATTAGTTTATAGTAAAAACAAAGGAATCATCTTAAATGAGCCAACTGTTGTGGCCATTCACAAAGAAACACGTAAAGTTATGGCGGTTGGTTCTGAAGCGAAGAAAATGATTGGACGAACACCTGATAACATTATCGCTATCCGTCCTTTAAAGGATGGAGTGATTGCAGACTTTGAAGTAACTACAGAGATGTTGAAAAGAATCATGAAAGCTACTTCACGTAAATTGGGGATATCACTTAGAAAACCAACAGTCGTTGTATGTACGCCTTCTGGAGCTACTTCCGTAGAGCGAAGAGCCATTCAAGATGCAATTAGAAGTTCAGGCGCGAATCAAGTTCATCTAATAGAAGAAACGGTAGCTGCAGCGATTGGAGCAGATTTACCAGTTGATGAACCGATTGCAAATGTAGTTGTAGATATAGGTGGTGGAACAACAGAAGTAGCAATTATTTCATTTGGTGGAGTCGTATCGTGTCACTCAGTTCGAATTGGAGGAGACAGATTTGACGATGACATCGTTCAATATATACGTAAAAAATATAATTTGTTAATTGGAGAACGTACAGCTGAAGAGATGAAGATACAAATTGGATATGCACTAATTGATCATGTAGAAGAAACGATGGAAATTAGAGGTCGTGACTTAGTGACAGGTTTACCTAAAACAATATCTGTTTCCTCATTTGAAGTGCAAGAAGCAATGAAGGAGTCTCTTTTACAAATATTAGAAGCAGTCCGCTCTACCTTAGAAGCATGTCCACCTGAATTAATTGGGGATATCGTTGACCGTGGCGTGCTGATAACAGGTGGTGGTGCATTATTAAATGGAATTCAAGATTGGCTTCGTGAGCATATAATTGTACCGGTTCACATTGCTTCCAACCCATTAGAATCTGTCGCAATAGGGACAGGGAGATCATTACAAATTATGAGCAAAGTAGTACGTGCAGCTAAATAA
- a CDS encoding GNAT family N-acetyltransferase, whose protein sequence is MEVFNVITIKRLSQCSLDDILKAWNDGFEGYSAPVQMDMDSFLTRLVSEGLSPSLSLVAYSSDNPIGIVLSGSRMINGKKVAWNGGTAVAKNYRHQGVGKLLMEELFTLYKQEGVEIATLEAIYDNEKAISLYKSLGYKVIDELHYLEHKGNIGVELESNYVINSIPASQLESISFYKGMNPWQTHWNSAKGADVIVALDANKEIVGYAYYRHSYDAGGKHVGTVLFQCEAISHDRDEVIKSFLHYMFDESNELRVVIPNLPVTDSQETYEFFIKIGFTSIAKQVYMMKDF, encoded by the coding sequence GTGGAGGTGTTTAATGTGATTACAATAAAACGACTTTCTCAATGTTCATTAGACGATATCCTAAAAGCTTGGAACGATGGATTTGAAGGATATTCTGCTCCAGTGCAAATGGATATGGATAGCTTTTTAACAAGGCTCGTATCAGAAGGGTTATCACCAAGCCTATCTCTTGTTGCCTATTCATCTGATAATCCTATTGGAATCGTACTTAGTGGAAGTAGAATGATCAATGGTAAAAAAGTAGCGTGGAATGGTGGAACGGCTGTCGCGAAAAATTATCGTCATCAAGGCGTTGGAAAACTACTTATGGAGGAATTGTTTACGTTATATAAACAAGAAGGTGTTGAAATTGCAACACTAGAAGCTATTTATGATAACGAAAAGGCAATATCACTTTATAAAAGTTTAGGATATAAAGTCATTGATGAGCTTCATTATTTAGAGCATAAAGGAAATATAGGTGTAGAGCTTGAATCAAACTATGTGATAAACTCAATTCCTGCTAGTCAGCTAGAATCAATTTCCTTTTATAAAGGGATGAATCCTTGGCAAACACATTGGAATAGTGCAAAAGGTGCTGATGTGATTGTTGCATTAGATGCGAATAAAGAGATAGTCGGATATGCGTATTACCGCCACTCTTATGATGCAGGTGGAAAACACGTCGGTACAGTATTGTTCCAGTGTGAAGCAATATCTCATGATCGAGACGAGGTTATAAAAAGTTTCCTTCACTACATGTTTGATGAATCAAATGAGCTCCGTGTTGTCATTCCTAATTTACCTGTTACAGATAGTCAGGAGACATATGAGTTCTTTATAAAGATCGGATTTACGTCAATCGCTAAGCAAGTGTATATGATGAAAGATTTTTAA